A window of the Acidimicrobiales bacterium genome harbors these coding sequences:
- a CDS encoding HIT domain-containing protein has product MATPTNDPDCPFCVIIAGEDPEARVIFRTDSVVAFFPTEPATLGHTLLVPRRHIPDIWALDATAGAQLAAAAVGLAGAIRRSIEPDGLNLIQSNGEAATQTVMHLHIHLVPRWENDAIGRIWPKETNYSEGAKDRAWDRLRRECESI; this is encoded by the coding sequence TTGGCAACGCCTACAAACGATCCTGACTGTCCGTTCTGCGTGATCATCGCCGGCGAGGACCCTGAGGCGAGAGTCATCTTCCGTACCGACAGTGTCGTAGCGTTCTTCCCGACCGAGCCAGCCACCCTCGGCCACACGCTGCTGGTCCCGCGACGCCACATCCCCGACATCTGGGCGCTCGACGCGACCGCTGGCGCTCAACTCGCTGCAGCAGCGGTCGGGCTCGCTGGCGCGATCCGACGATCGATCGAACCTGACGGGCTCAACCTCATCCAGTCCAACGGAGAAGCGGCCACCCAGACCGTGATGCATCTCCACATCCATTTGGTTCCTCGTTGGGAAAACGATGCAATTGGTCGAATCTGGCCGAAGGAAACGAACTATTCCGAGGGTGCGAAAGATCGTGCCTGGGATCGGCTCCGCCGAGAGTGCGAGTCGATCTAA
- a CDS encoding type IV secretory system conjugative DNA transfer family protein: MRPPPPPISRFGTTPTDALTLSPGWGDGRGTVWYGITQGFLSPEGRVAQGDAGVLVIGPPRSGKTSGVIIPTVLAFDGPAVTASTKPDVLTAVGAHRQQSGRLWLFDPTGTTPTIPGVTAARWSPLVSVTGWDSARDVASQMVKAEDRSHNTHSDAGDFFRGRATDLLAVALYQAHRDGTGFDAVLETLSWPQELWAETARTFEEAMADTGHIADLLASQAAKRLAGMAPREYSGTIGTASNTLAAYQRTSGLNTTTNPNFNPEQFATSGDTLFIVADGAHMAEVAPIVVALVDTITRTRYRLHTIDPGAPRLLLALDEIANLCPLPSITSMWSEAGGQGVTLLAAVQDMTQVTQRWGADHGWLSLATQKFLLPGIADHDTLHALSDLQGEYEHHRTTHTRGRGWGATDSESDTYTWRPNIPIDTYTRIPAGTGRLIVGATDHGLITLTPAHTHPLWANHIGPPQPRTLTQLANQQPAVVAGPAPAGSFADTASRQGRR, translated from the coding sequence ATGCGGCCCCCACCGCCACCGATCTCACGGTTCGGCACGACACCGACCGACGCGCTCACACTGTCACCGGGGTGGGGGGATGGCCGCGGGACCGTCTGGTACGGCATCACCCAGGGGTTCCTGTCCCCCGAGGGCCGGGTCGCACAAGGCGACGCCGGCGTCCTCGTCATCGGCCCGCCCCGGTCGGGGAAAACGTCGGGGGTGATCATCCCGACCGTCCTCGCCTTCGACGGCCCTGCTGTCACCGCCTCCACCAAACCCGATGTCCTCACCGCCGTCGGCGCTCACCGGCAACAGTCCGGACGACTGTGGTTGTTTGACCCGACCGGGACCACACCCACCATCCCCGGCGTCACTGCTGCACGCTGGTCACCACTGGTGTCGGTCACCGGATGGGACAGCGCCCGTGATGTGGCATCCCAGATGGTGAAAGCAGAGGACCGGTCACACAACACCCACTCCGACGCCGGCGACTTCTTCCGCGGACGAGCCACCGACCTCCTCGCTGTCGCCCTGTACCAAGCCCACCGAGACGGCACCGGTTTCGACGCGGTGCTCGAGACCCTGTCCTGGCCCCAAGAACTCTGGGCCGAAACCGCGAGAACCTTCGAAGAAGCCATGGCCGACACCGGCCACATCGCCGACCTGCTGGCGAGCCAGGCGGCGAAACGCCTTGCCGGGATGGCGCCACGCGAATACTCCGGCACCATCGGCACCGCCTCCAACACCCTCGCCGCCTACCAACGCACCTCCGGCCTCAACACCACCACCAACCCCAACTTCAACCCCGAGCAGTTCGCGACGTCGGGGGACACCCTGTTCATCGTCGCCGACGGCGCCCACATGGCCGAGGTCGCACCGATCGTCGTCGCCTTGGTCGACACCATCACCCGCACCCGCTACCGACTGCACACGATCGATCCGGGGGCACCACGGTTGTTGTTGGCGTTGGACGAGATCGCCAACCTCTGCCCGTTGCCGTCGATCACGTCGATGTGGTCCGAGGCCGGCGGGCAGGGCGTGACGTTGTTGGCGGCGGTGCAGGACATGACCCAAGTGACCCAACGCTGGGGTGCCGACCACGGCTGGCTCTCCCTCGCCACACAGAAGTTTCTGCTGCCCGGCATCGCCGATCACGACACCCTCCACGCGCTGTCGGACCTGCAGGGCGAGTACGAGCACCACCGCACCACCCACACCCGCGGCCGAGGCTGGGGCGCCACCGATTCGGAATCCGACACCTACACGTGGCGGCCCAACATCCCGATCGACACCTACACCCGCATCCCCGCTGGCACGGGCCGTCTCATTGTTGGTGCGACCGATCACGGGCTCATCACCCTCACCCCCGCCCACACCCACCCCCTGTGGGCCAACCACATCGGACCACCCCAACCCCGGACCCTCACCCAACTCGCCAACCAACAACCGGCAGTAGTGGCCGGCCCGGCCCCGGCCGGGTCATTCGCCGACACCGCTTCACGACAGGGCCGGCGATGA
- a CDS encoding TIR domain-containing protein has protein sequence MAQSVFFSFDYGRDNWRVQQVLNMGAVEGGAAFTPQDWEEVREDTDEAIEEWIRVQMLYTRAVIVLVGNDTADSKWVKYEITKAWNEKRPLVGIRIHGLKNAEQKTDAAGVDPFSLVGLKGGGTVADYVTLHNPAGSTSNAVYDNIKNNMEGWVGNAYKRS, from the coding sequence ATGGCACAGTCAGTCTTTTTTAGTTTCGACTACGGTCGGGACAACTGGCGAGTACAGCAAGTCCTGAACATGGGGGCCGTCGAGGGTGGAGCAGCCTTCACTCCCCAAGATTGGGAAGAAGTGCGCGAGGACACCGACGAAGCCATCGAAGAGTGGATTCGTGTCCAGATGCTCTACACCCGGGCGGTGATCGTGCTCGTCGGCAACGACACCGCCGACAGCAAGTGGGTGAAGTACGAGATAACGAAGGCGTGGAATGAGAAGCGCCCGTTGGTCGGCATTCGGATCCACGGTCTCAAGAACGCCGAACAGAAGACTGATGCGGCGGGGGTTGATCCGTTCAGCCTGGTCGGTCTGAAAGGTGGCGGCACCGTCGCTGACTATGTGACACTGCACAACCCTGCCGGTAGCACCAGCAACGCGGTGTACGACAACATCAAGAACAACATGGAGGGATGGGTTGGCAACGCCTACAAACGATCCTGA